In Candidatus Pantoea floridensis, the genomic window TTATCAGCATCTGAACTCCTTTTAATCATTCATATAATAATTCTTTCTTAGTTCAATGTTATGTTCCCGCCTAATAGCATTTTCAGAGTAAGGGATGTTCTCATATTGATGCACCCCCATTGCCCGATACTCCTCGAAAATAGGCGTATCTTCTTCATCAACAGGATGTGAAAGGTAATCACCTTTCAAAAGATAATATGCATGGTTGAGTTCATGCGCTAAGGAGATAAAGGAAATTACACCATCATTCTTAATATAATTTTCGCCTTTTGAATCAATATAAATTGAGACTGATTTATTCCAG contains:
- a CDS encoding M91 family zinc metallopeptidase — translated: SSCYPQLTKSQLIKYNEYRDNDKDWSNKVASHISNSPSIQGLGEGVSSNVFWNKSVSIYIDSKGENYIKNDGVISFISLAHELNHAYYLLKGDYLSHPVDEEDTPIFEEYRAMGVHQYENIPYSENAIRREHNIELRKNYYMND